A stretch of Polypterus senegalus isolate Bchr_013 chromosome 3, ASM1683550v1, whole genome shotgun sequence DNA encodes these proteins:
- the LOC120524946 gene encoding proline-rich protein 13-like: MWNPNQGQPGPYPGGPMPPNPSYPPGHAPGYSPGSNPAYPPGMDPTGPYGPTGQHPFPPVHPSYPGGQPSAPSYPGSIPPNIGPPGGVYPGSHPQPYPGYPPGMGNPLAGGMAGVMGGAGMAIASHKMDKKMKKKMKKMKKAQKHGRHGKHSSSSSSSSDSD; this comes from the exons GTCAACCTGGTCCATACCCTGGAGGTCCAATGCCCCCTAACCCATCATATCCTCCAGGTCATGCTCCTGGTTATTCCCCAGGCAGTAACCCTGCTTACCCACCAGGCATGGACCCTACTGGCCCTTATGGTCCCACAGGGCAACATCCATTTCCACCTGTACACCCCTCTTACCCTGGAGGCCAACCCAGTGCACCCTCTTACCCTGGAAGCATTCCACCAAACATTGGCCCACCGGGTGGTGTCTATCCAGGTAGTCATCCCCAGCCATACCCAGGATACCCTCCTGGGATGGGAAATCCACTGGCAGGAGGGATGGCTGGGGTTATGGGTGGTGCAGGTATGGCCATTGCTTCacacaaaatggacaaaaaaatgaagaagaagatgaaaaaaatgaagaaggcCCAAAAACATGGAAGACATGGCAAG CATTCATccagcagcagtagcagcagtGATTCAGATTAA